CAGACATATTCAATGCTTTAAAATaagaatttatatattattatgatattaattctaaattctaattttttttaagaataaaaagaaaaagttattatgagttgatatatatatatatatatatatatgatatctTATATCTCACAATGTTACCCTTTTTCCCTTTTTCgtgtatttatttaaaatttggtAAATTGGATTAGATTTTCGATGGGATAAACTTTATCTAAATTTAATatgttataaataaatttattagtttatttatattttatgtttCAGGGAAGATGTCAAATTGCTGACAAAGCACTCGAACAAGTACACATTTTTCTTgctttaaatattattatattttttcgtatatatttatagagagtaaatattttattcttgtggtttttatgttagttttaaaaaattactaatctttatttttatatttattataagtCAATTCACATATATAATTCATGCTTTAAAATaagaatttatatattattatgatATCTAAATCTAATTGTTTTAAAAGAGTAAAGCAAAACTTATTAagggttatatatatatatatatatatatatatatatatatatatatatatatatatatatcacacAATCTTATCCTTTTTCATGTATTTATTTTGAAACTTGTTAAATTGAATTAGATGGATAAatttgaggtaaatttaataTGTTATAAATGAATTTATTAGTTAATTTATATCTTACTCCctctgtttcatattacatgtcgttTTAGAGAGTCATATAGAAATTAAGCGTATTAGAGAAAATGCATTGTTAcctcttatttattgattccactatttatttattctataataagttaattattctaattaattttcagAAACCCACATTTTATTGcagaaaaaaagatgatttaacgtgtactgatcatataaaatgatatgtacaatgaaacaaaaaaaatgtctcTAAaaaacatgtaatatgaaacggatgtAATCTATATTAGGGAAGAGCCCAAATTGATGACAAAGCACTAGAACAAGTACATAAATTCTTTTCTTTAAGTACATAgtatttaaaaatgacaaataagtggtgaagctcttagcctgttggttgagagcttacataTGACTCTAGAGGTCATGGATTCAAATCACATGGATGAGttgtggggatttttctttctttttaatataATCTTCCAttctttaatgtaagtgcattgcacacaacttttttttttttttttttaagtacatAGTATTTCTTTTCTTATATTCTTATAGagagtaaaatattttattattgtgGTTTATAGGTTAATTATTATGATATTTGTTCAATTTATAcaattaaacttttaaattttagaaatgtctgattatatatataaatactaaTTTTGGATAGTCAGAAAAACCACtcttagataaaaaaaaaaaaaaacgaataaaTGATGTCCATTATTGATTTATAtagtgaaaaaaattaataataaaataaaacggaTACTAAAgactttttaatttatatagtgAAAAAAATGATGTCcattattaatcaaattgtttgaaaatcatatttttcAGGAGACAACAGAAGATGATGATCTTGAAGGTCCTAGGCATAGGCTGCAGGTATTTATTTCCTTCCAACAAATTTaatgaaattaattgaaaaaaaacataaataaaaataaaagatatggtttgatttttgtttttaatattaaatactTAACATTTTTCTATATTATCTTAATCTTTTGTTAAACTATTTTAACTATTTTTAAATGGGATAAGAACCAAATTTAGCCTTAATATTTCtaagaaaaatcaattttagtcttacattaccgaaaatttgaaaagactaatttgactgttatttaactgttatTTCGGACctttcaaacatcaattatgtctaagttATTTAGTGTGCTGTTAacataattacaaaaaaaaaatgggaaCAACTAAGTCTATCAATTAGTTAATCATAATTTTCTTTTGTCAaagtatataaaatatttaatgtgttaaggctaaatataattacaaataacgaaaaaaaaatgtataggACTATTTCAGTTTATCCACAAACTTGTTGATAATGTCCAATTGATagttaaataataatcaaatcaGTCTTTTCAATTTTCTGTAATATAGGACTAAAATCGATGTTGCTTAGAAActttaggattaaatttgaccAACTTCATATGTTAAGGCTAAATTTGCACTTCTCTTAAAATGAGGATGTTAAATTTGATCCTTatcccattttttttttaaaaaatactgAACATTGAGTGAAAAGGTGAAAAAGAAATTGTTGGACATTCCTACTATGTTGACACCCCTAACAAAGAACCGTAAACACCTCTAttcaatattattaaaataaatgaaaatttcattaaaataaaaacaaatctaaacaatttgGAATTTCTCTAAAGAACTAAATCATCATAAACAAAAGAATTGCAAAAATCTGATGAAGAATTCGGCAATTACAAGGCTAAAGAAGTTAAACCATGCTTTGCTAGTGCGTCTGCAATGCAACGCTATTTCCCTCACGATATATATGAAAGACAATTATCTTCACATGAGATATGTAAGACTGGCAAACCACTTTTGTATAAACTCTCATAGATTATCCATTAACCTCTGCTTGATAAAGGAAATGACATATACTGGGTTGCACTCAATACAAAGGTTGTGCCATCCTTTATGCCTAGTTATTTAGATTGCATAAATGGATGCTCTAAGCTCCGCAATAAAAATGAAAGAGGAAGGaatatcaaaagaaaaagctcCTCTTGGAAATACCCAATGCCTCTCATTCGAACAACTCAAGGTGATCCTAGAGATGTCTCGTCTATGTTAAATTTGATCCATCCTTATGGAGAGTCTGCCAACgaacacttataaaaataaaatcgaaAGCCTTTACTAAgacataatttttaaaagaagaCATTATATTCAAAATCCAATCCGAAAAAATCAGCGGGAAAATGAAAGCCTCTATTACTGCCAGAATAAAATTCCATTCCATTGTGTCAAAAGCCGTTATGGTATCAATCTTAAGGGtctttatgtgttttttttattactacCATTCGATGAAAGAATTCAGTGTTTCTATCTCCTACTACAACCCAGCAGTTGCAATTTTGATCTTTATAGTGAATTTCTTTTTTAAGCAACTAGAAATCTAAATCTTATTGAGCCTCAAATTCCTCCAAGTGCAAATCATCAAACATACCATAGTTCACAATGTCATTTTGATTTGTAGAAAGAGTTTCAGTTTCCACCTTAATATTCATAACTAGTCATCCAAACACACCCGTGTTCAAATTCCTTAAGATGGGTTGAAGCGTACGCAACTTATGAATTATGAGTTGAGCCGAGGAAGGGTGGTTGGTCTGAAACTTGAAATGTGAAATTGAAGGGGCCTTTTATTGCATGTAAAAACAATAAATTGTGATATGAGTGATGTCGAGGCAAAGTAAcacaaaatatattttcctaTAAGTCCACAGAAGTCATAGTAACCAAAGAATGATCCATCCTACAATTAACTCTAGCTTAACCTCATCTTCCATTAGTCTAAGTGTACTATGTACCCAAATTTTTAGCATCGCATAAGCCACAATCATCGATAAAGGCTCTAAAATCCTAATAGGTACCTAGACTTAAAGGTCATACCATTTTTTCATGAGCCCCGGAATGGAGTTAAAGTCACCAATTACAACCCAATTATCATGAATTGATATTTTATGATTCATAAAATCATTCCATAAACTCGCGCCTATTGACCCAAGTGTGCTGACGTAAACAATACAAATTGTGTTCACATCCCTAAAATAAGATAAATCAAGACACGTATTTTCATGTCTCAAAACCCATGAGAAATAGGCCGACTTATCATTGCTAAAAacttattatgtgagcaaatcCTTATGATTCATTGAAACTAAATGTATACCTAAACTTCTCCAATATCTAGAATTAataaccaaaaattgaacaattgatTTCGGAATACACAATAAATCTGGCTTATGCTGAGAACAATAATTGAGAAAATAATTTGAGTTAAAAGATTATAAATACATTTATAGTTCCAATACGAGATCTTCATAACAAACATTTTCTTGGAAGATATCTCACTCTCTTGGAGTAAGCAAACTGAATTTCCTCCTTAACatagtttcttttcttttgataaCTCAGTGTCTACCAGGGAGAGCCCATCTTATCTTTATTATCAGTCTGTGGACTTCTCTAAGCTTGCTCCCTTGAAATTCCAGTTGAACTTGGCCAACCCTATTTCTTGTATCATGCGTATGTCTTGTATTAGCCGCATTTCTTGTCTATCAGGGAGAGTAACATCTTATTGGGTAGTTGGCTCCAAAAAGGTTAGGAAGAAATGAAATCTTCTGTAAAGCCTTCCATGGTAGTATTATCTGAACTTCAGGATACATCAACTTGAATGTGATTAATTGTATTGGAAACCAGAACTGTATCCACATATCTTCAAACCGAACATTGCTTTAGCCATCACCTTCAGTTTTAAATGGCTAGACATGCTTGGTTGATTGaggtttttttatatatcaacAGTCATATGACATATGGCCAATATATTAACAAATATTAGAAAATGGAGGAAGCTTTTCGTAAACTAATTCCACCCAAAATTTATCTCCTTTTGCTATATTCCAAGTGATTGAGGTAACGAGTTTTCAAGATCAATCTCCACGAGGATCCGCGTAAAGTGCTTTAAATCGTCTTCGAATATTGCTTTGTTAACAATTAGCCAATCTTTTAGCAATATTCGCAAGAATTTGAACACCCCAGTTTTCCCAGGGTAAAGAATAAAGATGTACCCATAGCTGAGTTGTTGTCAATTTCTAGTGTAGAGGGTGAAAATGTGGAATCTGAGGCTGCAAGAGAAAGATTTCATGCTTTAAAGTAAGAATTGATGTGATGGTTGAAAATATGTCATATATTATTACAATACTAATTCTAACttgtaaaattattatttttaaagaacAAAAAGTAAAACCTATCATAGGGTGGTATATCttctttatgtatttatttagaaACTGGTAAATTGAATTAGATTTTTAATGAGGATAAACTTGAGCAAATTTCCATatgttattaattgatttatatctTATGTTTTAGGGAAGAGCTCATATTGCTGACAAAGCACTGGAATATGTACGTGATTTCCTTCCTTTAAATATCATAATATTTCTTTTGGTGTATATGTATaaagtaaaatattttattcttaatgatgtagattaaatcgatctgagagttttaatcgtaaacctacaaagattacaaacttctctagcttaactagaaggttgaataaacccaaaaggaAGATACctttgctccaatggaggcttcaaatTCAATATTCATCAAAGTTAGCAAACATTACAAAATAAGGAGAATATATACTCCTCCCAATTAAAAgacaaaagactaaaaggccccccatagggttaccaacaactaaggaACAATAGGGGTAAGGTAGGCATTACATAAAGATAGATAATAGGGTAATTAGGGTAAATGGCAAAGTGGTAAATGGttgagtggcaaaacagtaaatagaagGTGGCAGATATTGTTCCTAACaagaagaacttggggaggaagtattcctcAACCCAAGTACGCCCCGTATAGCCTTACTCACGCCCCGTGTGGTTGTGTCTCTGGGCTTGGTGGCTCTTGTTGGGCATTCGTACGCGTGGCGTGCCCAGCAGTATGCCCCGCGTACTTTACCTCCTGGGCGGAACTCTCCTCGAAATCCTGTTCAACGCTCCGCGCCTCAAAGGGCACGCCCCGGGTACCTGACCCGCTAGGCGGCTCCCCTAATAGTGGGTTCCTCACGCTCCGCACCCCCTTACATGCACCCCGCGTATTCGGCTTCTCGTGCTTGATCTTGTCTTCCTCGGTCAACTCTCTCTGGGTCTCGTCTTTAGGTTCCGGACTCCGCCTTCGGAGGacggatgccctcatcatactcTCCTTCTTTTAAAGAGTTGGACCCCAACTCAATGATAGAATAAGGATGACTCACTCCCAAGGTTGATGTTTCGCTCACCCCATTAGTAATACTCTTCTCTTGGCTCGGGTTATCCTTTACTAGCAATCCGACGGGCTGTCCAACACTTGCATCTCCTAGCGGCGTTGGTTCTCGGCTAGGGCACACAATTAAAACGGCTTTATTTTCTCCCTTGGTAGGACCCATCAACGGTGTGAGAATGTACTTGGCCCCATCTTTGAATACGGTGTACATGTTGTCccttcccgcatgtgaggcatcacggtcgaattgccaaggcctccTAAGGAGTAAGTGatacacatccatctcaaccaCATCGCACATAACCTCATCGTGATAGGCCCCAATAGAGATAGGAACCTTGCACCGGTGAGTGACATTAAGCTTCTCCCCCTCTTTAATCCAACCCACTCGATACGGATTCAGATGTGGCTCGGGTACTAAGCCGAATTTGCTCAAAGCGGCTTTGCTAAGGATGTTCTCTTGACTTCCTCCATCAACAATCAACTCACATTTCAATTCGTGGATTAGACCTCTAGTCCTAAACAATTGGTGCCTCGGGTCATGTTCTTGTTCTACCGTCATAAGAACTCTCTTCACTACATGGACTCCCCGGTCATCTCTGGATGATCCGCTATCCACGGGCTCACAATACACCCCTCTGTTCCCTCCATACTCATCATCCTCGTACCTCTCAACCATATTAGCGCTCCTCCTCTTTGGACATTCATTCGAGCGGTGGCCCGGTTCGTTGCATCGGAAGCACTTAAACGGAGCCGGTTTGGTGTACGGGTTGTTGCCCTTAGGAGGTGTCGCTGCCCTAAAGGGTCTCACGTCTCCACTAGGTGATTTTCCCTCATTTAAGACGTTAGTGCCACTTGAGCTAGCACCACCTTTGTCCTTGTCCACCTCTTTGGACCCTTCTCCCCCTTCACATGCTTCCTCAATCCTCGGCCTCCGGTATCTGTCACGTGCTTTAACATTCAATTGAGACTCGGCCTTCAAAGCTAGATTCCTTGCGTCTTGAATCCGGATTACCATTTGTGTCCCAATTTTGTCTTGAATATTATACCGTAGCCCCTctagataccttgaagtcttttggctttcggtttccgacaagttagccctaGTGCACGCTCCTAGGCCCTTATGAGCAATTCCGGTAGGAGCTGTAGATATTGTTCCTAACaagaagaacttggggaggaagtattcctcaacccaggtacgccccgcgtagccttactcacgccccgcgtggttgtgtCTCTGGGCTTGGTGGCTCTTGTTGGGTATTCGTACGCGTAGCGTCCCCagcagtacgccccgcgtactttaCCTCTTGGGCGGAACTCTCCTCGAAATCCTGTTCCACGCTCCGCGCCTCggagggcacgccccgcgtacctgaCCCGCTAGGCAGTTCCCCTGATAGTGGGTTCCTCACGCCCTGCACCCCCTtacgtgcgccccgcgtattcggCTTCTCTTGCTTGATCTTGTCTTCCTCGGTCAACTCTCTCCGAGTCTCGTCTTTAGATTCCGGGTTCGCCTTCGGAGGACGGATGCCCTCATCACTTAAggtttatattttatttcaaaaatttaCTAATgtttatctttattattattattatattaattagttcACACATATTCGATACTTTAAAATaagaatttatatattattataatattaattctaaattctaattttttttaaaaagaaaaagaaaaacttattatgagttgatatatatatatatatatatatatatatatatatatatatatatatatatatatatatatatatatatatgttatccttttttatgtatttatttagaaATTGGTAAATTGGATTAGATTTCAATGGGGATAAACTTGAACTAAATTTAATatgttataaataaatttattagttGATTAATATCTTATGTTTCAGGAAAGAGATGAAATTGCTGACAAAGCACTCGAACAAGTACACAATTTGCTTCCtttaaatatcattatatttctTTTCGTATATACTTATagagtaaaatattttattaatatggTTTATATGTTAGTTGAAAAAATTTACCAAtctctatttttatatttatcataagtcagttcatatatattccatactttaaaataagaatttataaattattatgatattaattataattttttttaaataacaaaAAGCAAAActacttttttaaaataataaagacAAAACTTATCGCACAATCTTGTGCCTTTTCATGTATTTATTTCCAAACTGgtaaattaaattagattttGGATGAGAATAAACGTAAGCTAAATTTAATATGTTATAAATTTAGGAGTTaaacaatttatttatctttatatttttatttgttgtatTAATTAATCTACACATATTTTAAGGTACGTAAATTTTTTAGTCATTTTTCTTATATTATCGTGATTCAATAGTATATAAaattatgacatttatttactcttttaataaattttgttcggagcttttttgggtctgtggtgggggtgccagcatagctgggatgtccgccgCTTACCTTTCgtcgctaaccaatctttaatcaaaatatatatatatatatatattcttatacttgtataaattagttagaaataaaaattatttatcatttatctttttaaaattttattattattttatttattaatattaatatactaaaattaaattaaatattaatattatcataaattgttaaatgtttaaaagttttttattaatttttgtcaTGAAATAAgttttatttggttaataaatcaattatttaATATTGCAGAGATTAGAATTACGatgggaaagaaaaaaaaaacataaaatgaaaaaaataaatgttttatcattataaaataggataaaaacaactttaatattttaaaatttattttatctaatttgatcaTTGACTTTAATAGAATGATTAAACAAACTTTAAAACTATATAatcattaataaattatttactatttatattatctacttgaatttttttatgctaAAACATGGAGTTAATAATGGATTGGTGGGTGTTTCAACAGGACTCAAAAGTTCCAAGGAAACAAATAGTGAAAGGTCATGCAAAAGAACAACAAACCCAACAAAATGATCATGTTTCAATTCATATAAACAATCTAGTGGATAGCatgaaagaaaaattgaaaatcttgCGCCCCGTCTCTGATAGCATTTGCATCTATAGAGTGTCTGACGAACTTCGAGATTTGAACGAGAAGGCCTACACACCACATACCGTATCCATTGGTCCTTTTCACTATGGCAAAGAAAATCTAGCTTTGATGGAGGATGAGAAAATAAGATACGTAGAACGTTTTCTATTAAGGTATATCTACAATCCTAGTTagtttagattttttttctaaattagatAGAAATTAAAACTTTTTCCTCTTAAATGAATTCTATTAGGCAAAAAGTCTATATATTTTGGCATATATAAACAAGAGTTATTTGCTTATTTATAATTTTGGAAGCAATTTTCTCACTCTTATAATTGTCGATTACTATTGAATTATGTGTTCTTCCTCACTCGTGAATATAGGAAAAATTACTCAAATCATGTAAATCTCGTGTTCTTATGACTACATGTCTGATTTCTAGCTTCCCATATGATGTTTATTATAATCAACAATCGATCTAATTCTAAACATTTTCTTGACAGGAGCAATATAAGTATGGAGGAACTTTTCAAAGAAACACTAGAAATGGAGCCAAGATTACGCAATAGCTATGCCGAAAAAATCTACTACATTAGCCGAACTTTTGTGACAATGGTGTTAGTTGATGGAGTTTTCATTCTTGAGTACTTGATCAGAAGACACCACAGAGATTGGGAATCAAATGATCCTATTTTCAACAAACAACGTATGACGAACACAATAAGGTTTGACCTTTTGTTGTTGGAGAATCAGGTCCCCTTTTTCTTCATTGATCATCTATTCCGGTTGTCAAAGAAACCAGAGATTCGATCTCTTTCGATGATTAAACTTGTCCGGCGATTTTTAGAAGAATCGACGGGGTGGGATTGGTTGGTTAAAGATTCTTACAATGATGATAATCAAATCGATCCACAACATATTATTGACTTCTTATCAATCAATCTCTTGCCTCCAAAACCGCAACAAGGACAAGAACTCAAGGTTCGCACCTCTCCTAGTATTTTTGAGCTCCATGGTGCTGGTGTTAAGTTTAGATCAACTTCAAAAAGACACTTTCTAGATATAGAATTCAAGAATGGGATTCTTGAAATTCCAACATGGAAGATAAATGACCGAACGGAAATCTTGTTCCGAAATCTTTTAGCATATGAGCAATGTAATCCTCCACATCACTATCTTAGTGATTACATTGCATTCATGGATATGTTGATAAATGTTGATCAAGATGTCGAATTGCTTGTTCGGAATGGGATTATAGAAAATTTGTTACAAGATAATCAAAGTGTGGCGGATCTTGTTAACAACTTGAGCAAGAATAATGTGATATATGATAAGGATTTTTACTTTTCGGGTTTAGTTGGAGAGCTTAAAAGCTACTGTGAAAGGCCTTGGCACAAGTGGAAGGCGAACTTGAAGCAAGAGTATTTCAAGAATCCTTGGACTATCATCTCTGTTATTGCAGCTGTTTTTCTTCTCTTGCTCACTATCTTGCAATCTGTTTGTTCCGTTCTTCAAGTGCTTTAGTCTTTTGTTGGATTTCATATTTGTATTTGAGTGCGTTTGTTTCACATTTTTTGTTTACATGTTTGTTGTTTCGTGATTGCTTTTTGTGGTAAGTAATAATTTGATGTTTGTATCAGCAACAAAATAAAtcaaactgtaaaaataaaGTGGAAATTCTTGTGTTTTTGCTTCTAGCAGATCAATATGTTTGCTTCTTGATGATAAAGGCATGAGTTTAGtatgatttttgtattttgGTCAATGCACTAGTCATATGATTTACAACATGCTGATATTAgtcattttaaatattaatcaaaattaCTATCCGAGATGGATATAGGAACACCTcagggtacccgttacccgttataaatcttttatatattaaaaaatattattgttttttagatgtaaagaTTTGCGAAACTGTTTTAGAGTAATGGGATGatggtaattaaaaaataaacgagtAAGTGAAGATGCTATGGCTTCAACAGCATATATTTCATTGATAAATCGATGAATATAAAAAGAAGATAGGGAGAGGTTACAACAGATTGATCTCCTAAAATACAGGAGATTTGAACGATTCAAATATTATAAGATATTAACAAATAAAGAACAGATAATTAGCTAACTTGGTATTTACAATACCGTCCCTCATCAGTAAGAGTCTGGGATTGGCACTATCTGTACCCTACCTGTTGTCATCCCTAAGTATTACAAACAAAGCCACCTGCACCAATAAGGTCTCCCTTGATTTTAGAGCCATCCGAATTCAACTTAATCAAGCCGTTCTCCGGAAAAATCCCCCCGCTAACTTCTCAATCCTGGCATAGACTGCTGCAAATTAGCAGCCCTGAAACCAACTTCTTCCAAAAAATTGACAGCATCAACAATATTTTATGAATCTAAACAAATAGGAACAGCTCCAAGAGTATTTAGTGAACATATATAAACAATTGCATCAAAGTACCAATATGTTTATCAATTTCAGATTTCAAATATCTCCATATACCTACAACATTGAAAACATCTAAAAAGTACAGGTAAAGGTGATGATAAGAAATCTGAAAAATCAGAGGGCTATATTACACCCAAGAATCAAACTAAACTACACTAAATACATACTAATATCTTCTTGATTCTTCACTTTTAAGCTTCAATGTTGAAATAAGTGGTATAGGACTCATCTCTAAAGCTCAGCAATGGTGCAAGAAGAAAATTCCTTTTTCCTCCCTTTGCAAGGAAGCTGATAGGATGATAACTACTTAACCCTTTATTCAATCTGAAGCTCGCCCCTTGATGAAATCCGGATTCCGAGTTACAGTTAAGCTTCAGGCCGGTTCCCGGCTTGTACTCCACGCCACTATACACAAAGCAATCTACATCACTTGCTGACTGTAGGGACACAGTTTCATGGCTTCCATCTAATCCAGAAACAAATCGGAAAAGAGATGATCCATCATCGACGTCATAGTTTGCAACGGTGAGGCTGTCGCCTTTTCCTTGTTGCACTAGAAGCATTCCTGGTAGATCGAATGGTTCTAGCATGACATATTTTCCGATAACTTCTTCAATT
The DNA window shown above is from Euphorbia lathyris chromosome 1, ddEupLath1.1, whole genome shotgun sequence and carries:
- the LOC136222681 gene encoding UPF0481 protein At3g47200-like isoform X2 gives rise to the protein MGDKIGVVSNVVTTTDNGTGLEFKIWIPIKPNQIHFAESINNELTGVNFRNLPHGEINAQPQEEGGHSNAQNRPRIQYSAPADQILPHREQSFYRADPVERAETPQEQGGHSNPLTYPTEEPEGHSNPITYQPIKYPQWSADYQRTPSGSDGGSSEMLQASIPADKIGSNREEEISENDDHESPKHRLQGRAHIADKALEYEMIEDAELERPRHRVQGRAHIGDQALKYGRCQIADKALEQETTEDDDLEGPRHRLQGRAHIADKALEYERDEIADKALEQDSKVPRKQIVKGHAKEQQTQQNDHVSIHINNLVDSMKEKLKILRPVSDSICIYRVSDELRDLNEKAYTPHTVSIGPFHYGKENLALMEDEKIRYVERFLLRSNISMEELFKETLEMEPRLRNSYAEKIYYISRTFVTMVLVDGVFILEYLIRRHHRDWESNDPIFNKQRMTNTIRFDLLLLENQVPFFFIDHLFRLSKKPEIRSLSMIKLVRRFLEESTGWDWLVKDSYNDDNQIDPQHIIDFLSINLLPPKPQQGQELKVRTSPSIFELHGAGVKFRSTSKRHFLDIEFKNGILEIPTWKINDRTEILFRNLLAYEQCNPPHHYLSDYIAFMDMLINVDQDVELLVRNGIIENLLQDNQSVADLVNNLSKNNVIYDKDFYFSGLVGELKSYCERPWHKWKANLKQEYFKNPWTIISVIAAVFLLLLTILQSVCSVLQVL
- the LOC136222681 gene encoding UPF0481 protein At3g47200-like isoform X5, which produces MGDKIGVVSNVVTTTDNGTGLEFKIWIPIKPNQIHFAESINNELTGVNFRNLPHGEINAQPQEEGGHSNAQNRPRIQYSAPADQILPHREQSFYRADPVERAETPQEQGGHSNPLTYPTEKYPQWSADYQRTPSGSDGGSSEMLQASIPADKIGSNREEEISENDDHESPKHRLQGRAHIADKALEYEMIEDAELERPRHRVQGRAHIGDQALKYGRCQIADKALEQETTEDDDLEGPRHRLQGRAHIADKALEYERDEIADKALEQDSKVPRKQIVKGHAKEQQTQQNDHVSIHINNLVDSMKEKLKILRPVSDSICIYRVSDELRDLNEKAYTPHTVSIGPFHYGKENLALMEDEKIRYVERFLLRSNISMEELFKETLEMEPRLRNSYAEKIYYISRTFVTMVLVDGVFILEYLIRRHHRDWESNDPIFNKQRMTNTIRFDLLLLENQVPFFFIDHLFRLSKKPEIRSLSMIKLVRRFLEESTGWDWLVKDSYNDDNQIDPQHIIDFLSINLLPPKPQQGQELKVRTSPSIFELHGAGVKFRSTSKRHFLDIEFKNGILEIPTWKINDRTEILFRNLLAYEQCNPPHHYLSDYIAFMDMLINVDQDVELLVRNGIIENLLQDNQSVADLVNNLSKNNVIYDKDFYFSGLVGELKSYCERPWHKWKANLKQEYFKNPWTIISVIAAVFLLLLTILQSVCSVLQVL
- the LOC136222681 gene encoding UPF0481 protein At3g47200-like isoform X10, with protein sequence MGDKIGVVSNVVTTTDNGTGLEFKIWIPIKPNQIHFAESINNELTGVNFRNLPHGEINAQPQEEGGHSNAQNRPRIQYSAPADQILPHREQSFYRADPVERAETPQEQGGHSNPLTYPTEKYPQWSADYQRTPSGSDGGSSEMLQASIPADKIGSNREEGRAHIADKALEYEMIEDAELERPRHRVQGRAHIGDQALKYGRCQIADKALEQETTEDDDLEGPRHRLQGRAHIADKALEYERDEIADKALEQDSKVPRKQIVKGHAKEQQTQQNDHVSIHINNLVDSMKEKLKILRPVSDSICIYRVSDELRDLNEKAYTPHTVSIGPFHYGKENLALMEDEKIRYVERFLLRSNISMEELFKETLEMEPRLRNSYAEKIYYISRTFVTMVLVDGVFILEYLIRRHHRDWESNDPIFNKQRMTNTIRFDLLLLENQVPFFFIDHLFRLSKKPEIRSLSMIKLVRRFLEESTGWDWLVKDSYNDDNQIDPQHIIDFLSINLLPPKPQQGQELKVRTSPSIFELHGAGVKFRSTSKRHFLDIEFKNGILEIPTWKINDRTEILFRNLLAYEQCNPPHHYLSDYIAFMDMLINVDQDVELLVRNGIIENLLQDNQSVADLVNNLSKNNVIYDKDFYFSGLVGELKSYCERPWHKWKANLKQEYFKNPWTIISVIAAVFLLLLTILQSVCSVLQVL
- the LOC136222681 gene encoding UPF0481 protein At3g47200-like isoform X4, with the translated sequence MGDKIGVVSNVVTTTDNGTGLEFKIWIPIKPNQIHFAESINNELTGVNFRNLPHGEINAQPQEEGGHSNAQNRPRIQYSAPADQILPHREQSFYRADPVERAETPQEPEGHSNPITYQPIKKYPQWSADYQRTPSGSDGGSSEMLQASIPADKIGSNREEEISENDDHESPKHRLQGRAHIADKALEYEMIEDAELERPRHRVQGRAHIGDQALKYGRCQIADKALEQETTEDDDLEGPRHRLQGRAHIADKALEYERDEIADKALEQDSKVPRKQIVKGHAKEQQTQQNDHVSIHINNLVDSMKEKLKILRPVSDSICIYRVSDELRDLNEKAYTPHTVSIGPFHYGKENLALMEDEKIRYVERFLLRSNISMEELFKETLEMEPRLRNSYAEKIYYISRTFVTMVLVDGVFILEYLIRRHHRDWESNDPIFNKQRMTNTIRFDLLLLENQVPFFFIDHLFRLSKKPEIRSLSMIKLVRRFLEESTGWDWLVKDSYNDDNQIDPQHIIDFLSINLLPPKPQQGQELKVRTSPSIFELHGAGVKFRSTSKRHFLDIEFKNGILEIPTWKINDRTEILFRNLLAYEQCNPPHHYLSDYIAFMDMLINVDQDVELLVRNGIIENLLQDNQSVADLVNNLSKNNVIYDKDFYFSGLVGELKSYCERPWHKWKANLKQEYFKNPWTIISVIAAVFLLLLTILQSVCSVLQVL